A single region of the Acidimicrobiales bacterium genome encodes:
- a CDS encoding peptidylprolyl isomerase: protein MCIDPSKRYTATMTTTLGELVISLDASTAPKTVNNFVTLARYHYYDGIIFHRIINGFMCQGGDPTGTGRGGPGYKFEDELPSPGRYEIGSLAMANAGPNTNGSQFFIVSGASGVGLPPQYSLFGKVVKGLEVVDEMQKVDTDRSDKPTTDVVIQSVTIDEAD, encoded by the coding sequence ATGTGCATCGACCCGTCGAAGCGCTACACGGCGACGATGACCACGACCCTCGGCGAGTTGGTGATCTCTCTCGACGCGTCGACCGCCCCGAAGACGGTCAACAACTTCGTCACCCTCGCTCGCTACCACTACTACGACGGCATCATCTTCCATCGCATCATCAACGGCTTCATGTGTCAGGGCGGCGATCCCACCGGCACCGGCCGTGGTGGCCCCGGCTACAAGTTCGAGGACGAGCTGCCCTCGCCCGGGCGCTACGAGATCGGCTCGCTGGCCATGGCCAACGCCGGGCCCAACACCAACGGCAGTCAGTTCTTCATCGTCTCCGGCGCCAGTGGCGTCGGCCTCCCGCCCCAGTACTCGCTGTTCGGCAAGGTCGTGAAGGGCCTCGAGGTCGTCGACGAGATGCAGAAGGTCGACACCGATCGCAGCGACAAGCCGACCACCGATGTGGTCATCCAGTCCGTCACGATCGACGAGGCCGACTGA
- a CDS encoding MBL fold metallo-hydrolase, with protein sequence MTLHWSDARTEVHRVVVGPMDNNVFVVRCRETGEAVLLDAANEHERLLQLCEQLGVRTVLETHGHWDHIQAVPAVRDAGYRVGITAEDAAMLPSYDYLLEDESVVEIGRLRIHTHHTPGHTPGSMSFSVEDTPLLFTGDTLFPGGPGATGFEGGDFATILESIEERMFRVFDRDTLVLPGHGDDTTIGAEAPSFDEWAARGW encoded by the coding sequence ATGACGCTGCACTGGAGTGACGCCCGCACCGAGGTCCATCGAGTCGTCGTCGGACCGATGGACAACAACGTCTTCGTCGTCCGGTGTCGAGAGACCGGTGAGGCGGTCCTGCTCGACGCGGCCAACGAGCACGAGCGACTCCTGCAACTCTGCGAACAGCTGGGCGTGCGAACCGTGCTCGAGACCCACGGCCACTGGGACCACATCCAGGCCGTGCCCGCCGTCCGTGATGCCGGCTATCGCGTCGGCATCACCGCCGAGGACGCGGCCATGCTGCCGAGCTACGACTACCTGCTCGAAGACGAATCGGTCGTCGAGATCGGCCGTCTTCGCATCCACACCCACCACACACCGGGTCACACCCCCGGCTCGATGTCGTTCAGTGTCGAGGACACCCCGTTGCTGTTCACCGGCGACACCCTCTTTCCCGGTGGGCCCGGCGCCACCGGCTTCGAGGGCGGCGACTTCGCCACCATTCTCGAGAGCATCGAGGAACGGATGTTCCGCGTGTTCGACCGCGACACGCTGGTGCTTCCCGGCCACGGCGACGACACCACGATCGGCGCCGAGGCGCCGTCGTTCGACGAGTGGGCCGCCCGCGGCTGGTAG
- a CDS encoding HAD family hydrolase gives MIVAFDADDTLWHNEDQFDSTHRAFEQLLAEWGTATEVSARLHEVQMRNLRRYGYGAKAFVLSMTETAIDLSGGAIPGSEIARIIDFGHAILDRSPELLDDVLDVLDRLSHHTLMLITKGDLYAQHARIAESGLAERFWRIEVVAQKDVDTYARLLDLHRVPIDDFVMVGNSLRSDVLPVIELGGRGVHVPYHVTWVHEIHDGDHGHDIPTIDRLGDLPDLLADWT, from the coding sequence ATGATCGTTGCCTTCGATGCCGACGACACCCTCTGGCACAACGAGGATCAGTTCGATTCGACCCACCGGGCGTTCGAACAGCTGCTCGCCGAATGGGGAACGGCAACCGAGGTCTCGGCGCGCCTCCACGAGGTGCAGATGCGCAACCTCCGCCGCTACGGCTACGGCGCCAAGGCCTTCGTGCTGTCGATGACGGAGACGGCGATCGACCTGTCCGGCGGCGCGATCCCGGGGTCCGAGATCGCCCGCATCATCGACTTCGGTCATGCCATCCTCGACCGGTCACCCGAACTGCTCGACGACGTCCTCGACGTGCTCGACCGGCTCTCCCACCACACGCTGATGCTCATCACCAAGGGCGATCTCTACGCACAACACGCTCGGATCGCCGAGAGCGGTCTGGCCGAGCGGTTCTGGCGCATCGAGGTCGTGGCGCAGAAGGACGTCGACACCTATGCGCGTTTGCTCGACCTGCACCGGGTTCCCATCGACGATTTCGTCATGGTCGGCAACTCGCTGCGTTCCGACGTGCTGCCGGTGATCGAGCTCGGCGGACGGGGGGTGCACGTGCCCTACCACGTCACCTGGGTCCACGAGATCCACGACGGCGACCACGGCCACGACATCCCCACCATCGACCGCCTCGGCGACCTCCCCGACCTGCTGGCGGACTGGACATGA
- a CDS encoding SDR family NAD(P)-dependent oxidoreductase: MSKLLEGKVALITGAGRGIGREHALMFAEHGASVVVNDLGGDIHGEGGDASPAQEVVAEIEAMGGKAVVNGGNVAKFDEAKAMIDQAIDTFGDIHIVVNNAGILRDRMLFSMTEEDWDAIMAVHLKGTFGPAHHASVHWRAKAKAGEEVYGRIINTASPSGIYGNVGQTNYGAAKAGIAAFSVIAAQELVKYGVTVNCLAPTAVSRLTIPLMGGEDNLTDEMMEAMSPRWISIVTTWLASPEGANVTGRVFDIRGPKLGIAEGWHLGPVETQTDDPSDLGPVMEKLMKAARLNANMNGTDHEGPGFPAQSI, translated from the coding sequence ATGAGCAAGCTTCTCGAGGGCAAGGTCGCTCTCATCACCGGTGCCGGACGAGGAATCGGCCGCGAACACGCCCTGATGTTCGCCGAGCACGGCGCGTCCGTGGTCGTCAACGACCTGGGCGGCGACATCCACGGCGAGGGCGGCGACGCCAGCCCGGCCCAGGAGGTCGTGGCCGAGATCGAGGCCATGGGCGGCAAGGCCGTCGTCAACGGCGGCAACGTCGCGAAGTTCGACGAGGCCAAGGCCATGATCGATCAGGCCATCGACACGTTCGGCGACATCCACATCGTCGTCAACAACGCCGGCATCCTGCGCGATCGCATGCTGTTCTCGATGACCGAAGAGGACTGGGACGCCATCATGGCCGTCCACCTCAAGGGCACCTTCGGCCCGGCCCACCACGCCTCCGTGCACTGGCGCGCCAAGGCCAAGGCCGGCGAAGAGGTCTACGGCCGCATCATCAACACCGCGTCGCCCTCCGGCATCTACGGCAACGTCGGCCAGACCAACTACGGCGCCGCCAAGGCCGGCATCGCCGCGTTCTCCGTGATCGCCGCGCAGGAGCTCGTGAAGTACGGCGTCACCGTCAACTGTCTCGCCCCCACCGCGGTCTCGCGGCTCACCATCCCGCTGATGGGCGGCGAGGACAACCTCACCGACGAGATGATGGAAGCCATGTCGCCGCGCTGGATCTCGATCGTGACCACCTGGCTCGCCTCGCCCGAGGGTGCCAACGTCACCGGTCGCGTGTTCGACATCCGTGGTCCCAAGCTCGGCATCGCCGAGGGCTGGCACCTCGGCCCGGTCGAGACCCAGACCGACGACCCGTCGGATCTCGGCCCCGTCATGGAGAAGCTGATGAAGGCCGCCCGACTCAACGCCAACATGAACGGCACCGACCACGAGGGCCCCGGCTTCCCCGCCCAATCCATCTGA
- a CDS encoding MFS transporter encodes MSFLDPPARQFSPRVIQIVALIGVAASSFTITVLSAALPDIAEDLDSSTSTITWVIAGPLLAFAVFTPMAGKLGDLYGHRRMYLIGFTGAAVFSFATAAAPNAGFLIAGRILAQAFSSSTGPSALAIMMRAFPDDERTSVAGVWSAVLAASPALGVVIGGPLIDATSWRTLFLIQGVGMVVAVIVSSRVLPESERRDDLTFDLLGGVFLGVGIAAILIPLNRAGSLGWDHPVVWGGLVLAPVALALFIRWEQRTSHPLIELPVLAERNVALPLVSQLFLNGPYMAGLVLTSLMLGADSTFAYSTTAISLMILPRPIMFALGAWLADRLVNRLGARPVVILGCVGIFAGLAAIGLGAVTTSLVFVVVGVSIAGTGSGIARPPIIAALTDAVGEQDMGVGTGMLNMTGQIGAAAGISLLSALVTEGSTPGQFLAVFLIAAGVSVLAIITAGAIRFPDPGPPDRGEPTRSNASLPTAPDLATVDTPRIRQ; translated from the coding sequence ATGAGCTTCCTCGACCCCCCGGCCCGGCAATTCTCGCCGCGGGTGATCCAGATCGTGGCCCTCATCGGCGTCGCGGCGAGTTCGTTCACGATCACCGTGCTGTCGGCGGCGCTGCCCGACATCGCCGAGGACCTCGACTCGTCGACGAGCACCATCACATGGGTGATCGCCGGCCCACTCCTGGCCTTCGCCGTGTTCACGCCGATGGCGGGAAAGTTGGGCGATCTCTACGGCCACCGCCGGATGTACCTGATCGGTTTCACCGGTGCCGCCGTGTTCTCGTTCGCGACCGCCGCTGCACCCAATGCCGGCTTCCTCATCGCCGGCCGCATCCTCGCCCAGGCGTTCTCGTCGTCGACCGGCCCGTCGGCCCTGGCGATCATGATGCGGGCCTTTCCCGACGACGAACGCACGTCGGTGGCCGGGGTCTGGAGCGCGGTGCTCGCCGCGTCGCCGGCGCTCGGCGTGGTCATCGGCGGTCCGCTGATCGATGCCACCAGCTGGCGGACACTCTTCCTCATCCAGGGCGTCGGCATGGTGGTCGCCGTGATCGTCTCGTCACGGGTCCTGCCCGAAAGCGAACGCCGCGACGACCTCACCTTCGATCTGCTCGGTGGGGTCTTCCTCGGGGTGGGCATCGCCGCGATACTCATCCCGCTCAATCGGGCCGGATCACTCGGCTGGGACCATCCGGTGGTGTGGGGTGGTCTGGTCCTCGCGCCGGTCGCCCTCGCCCTCTTCATCCGGTGGGAACAGCGCACCTCCCATCCACTCATCGAGCTGCCTGTGCTCGCCGAGCGCAACGTCGCCCTGCCACTCGTGAGCCAACTCTTCCTCAACGGCCCCTACATGGCCGGACTCGTGCTGACCTCGTTGATGCTCGGCGCCGACTCGACGTTCGCCTACAGCACGACCGCGATCTCGCTGATGATCCTTCCCCGACCGATCATGTTCGCGCTGGGTGCATGGCTGGCCGACCGGCTGGTGAACCGGTTGGGGGCGCGGCCGGTGGTGATCCTCGGTTGCGTCGGCATCTTCGCGGGCCTGGCCGCCATCGGACTCGGCGCAGTGACCACCTCACTCGTGTTCGTTGTGGTCGGCGTGAGCATCGCGGGAACCGGCAGCGGTATCGCCCGGCCGCCGATCATCGCGGCGCTCACCGATGCGGTGGGCGAACAGGACATGGGTGTGGGCACCGGCATGTTGAACATGACCGGTCAGATCGGCGCCGCCGCGGGGATCAGCCTGCTCTCCGCCCTCGTCACCGAGGGATCGACGCCGGGCCAGTTCCTCGCCGTCTTCCTGATCGCCGCCGGTGTCTCGGTGCTGGCGATCATCACCGCCGGCGCGATCAGATTCCCGGACCCGGGTCCGCCGGACCGAGGCGAGCCGACGCGGTCCAACGCGAGCCTGCCGACCGCGCCCGACCTGGCGACGGTCGACACCCCACGAATTCGTCAGTAG
- a CDS encoding CAP domain-containing protein — translation MRHGIVAASALLLVLTLGSWILVDPATTGASVDAVTATATVLPSTTPVPSTTVPSTTLPSTSLPSTSLPSTSLPTASPVTPPVELAFLDALNAVRGNEDLVDFTRETALDGLAQSWVENMVQEGELRHSTLIYDVIAGSWTTAGENVGFGPTTGVIVDAFMDSPGHRANIVNPSFTEVGIGVAIVDGVVWTAHLFAG, via the coding sequence ATGCGCCACGGGATCGTCGCCGCGAGCGCTCTGCTGCTCGTGCTGACGTTGGGAAGCTGGATTCTCGTCGACCCGGCCACGACCGGGGCGTCGGTCGATGCCGTCACGGCCACCGCGACCGTTCTCCCGTCGACGACGCCCGTGCCGAGCACGACCGTTCCCTCGACGACCCTGCCGTCGACGAGCCTGCCGTCCACGAGCCTGCCCTCCACGAGCCTGCCCACCGCGAGCCCGGTGACGCCCCCGGTCGAGCTCGCCTTCCTCGATGCATTGAACGCCGTGCGCGGCAACGAGGATCTCGTCGATTTCACCCGCGAGACTGCACTCGACGGGCTGGCCCAGTCCTGGGTCGAGAACATGGTGCAAGAGGGTGAGCTCCGCCATTCGACACTGATCTACGACGTCATCGCCGGGTCGTGGACCACCGCCGGCGAGAACGTCGGCTTCGGGCCGACGACGGGCGTGATCGTCGATGCCTTCATGGACAGCCCCGGGCACCGGGCGAACATCGTCAACCCGTCGTTCACCGAGGTGGGCATCGGCGTGGCGATCGTCGACGGGGTCGTCTGGACCGCCCACCTGTTCGCCGGCTGA
- a CDS encoding PQQ-binding-like beta-propeller repeat protein yields MSSTLRRLNIGLAAVAVLLLLTLVWPDPTDDVVVPDASIADPSGTSTVTATSSSTTVTTSSPTTTTTTAPYDGWVDPASAGQPWGNTVEGLLTFRGNPTRTFYGAGPVPTDPEVVWRFPEGGAMCSNSSVGSEVINWCGTGWTGQPSIFERDGTTWVAVGAYSRNVHFLDADDGSRLLPDFPTGDIIKGSVTIDPDGYPLLYTGSRDNFYRVVAFDGDEPRELWALAADDVSPTKWNNDWDGAGLVIDDHLFIGGENSQFHIVKLNRGYDTDGRVTVDPVLVFNTPGWDDELLQVVDGNVSIENSVAISGDVVYFANSGGLIQGWDLSGLEDGIDPTRVFRYWAGDDIDASLVIDEEGMIYAGIEYERGNARSQEVGQIIKLDPSRPDDPLVWGVDERPRLDSGVWATPGLHGDLLIVPTDSGRILGLDRDTGEERWSKELAGPTWQSPVIVDDVWIQGDCAGMLRGFDVSDTMVDPPLLWEVELSGCIESTPAVWDGRIVVGTRAGFIYALG; encoded by the coding sequence TTGAGTTCGACACTTCGACGCCTCAACATCGGACTGGCGGCCGTTGCCGTGCTGTTGCTGCTCACCCTCGTCTGGCCCGACCCCACCGACGATGTCGTCGTCCCCGACGCGAGCATCGCCGACCCGAGCGGGACGTCGACGGTCACGGCGACGAGTTCGAGCACCACGGTCACGACGAGCAGCCCGACCACCACGACCACCACCGCTCCCTACGACGGGTGGGTCGATCCCGCGTCGGCCGGCCAGCCGTGGGGCAACACCGTCGAGGGTCTCCTCACGTTTCGCGGCAACCCCACCCGCACGTTCTACGGCGCCGGCCCGGTGCCGACCGATCCCGAGGTGGTGTGGCGATTCCCCGAGGGCGGTGCCATGTGTTCCAACTCGTCGGTGGGCAGCGAGGTCATCAACTGGTGCGGCACGGGGTGGACCGGCCAGCCGTCGATCTTCGAGCGCGACGGCACGACGTGGGTGGCCGTCGGCGCCTACAGCCGCAACGTGCACTTCCTCGATGCCGACGACGGAAGTCGACTGCTGCCCGACTTCCCGACCGGCGACATCATCAAGGGGTCGGTCACGATCGACCCGGACGGGTACCCGCTGCTCTACACCGGCAGTCGCGACAACTTCTACCGGGTGGTGGCCTTCGACGGTGACGAGCCACGAGAGCTCTGGGCGCTGGCCGCCGACGACGTCTCGCCGACGAAGTGGAACAACGACTGGGACGGCGCCGGGCTCGTCATCGACGACCACCTCTTCATCGGCGGCGAGAACAGCCAGTTCCACATCGTGAAACTCAACCGGGGCTACGACACCGACGGCCGGGTCACGGTCGATCCCGTCCTGGTGTTCAACACGCCGGGCTGGGACGATGAACTGCTGCAGGTCGTCGACGGCAACGTCTCGATCGAGAACTCGGTCGCGATCTCCGGCGACGTCGTCTATTTCGCGAACTCCGGAGGCCTCATTCAGGGGTGGGACCTGTCCGGTCTCGAGGACGGGATCGATCCCACGCGGGTGTTCCGCTACTGGGCCGGCGACGACATCGACGCGTCACTCGTGATCGACGAAGAGGGGATGATCTACGCCGGCATCGAGTACGAGCGGGGGAATGCCCGCAGCCAGGAGGTCGGACAGATCATCAAGCTCGACCCGAGCCGTCCCGACGACCCGCTGGTCTGGGGTGTCGACGAGCGCCCTCGTCTGGACTCCGGGGTGTGGGCCACGCCCGGGCTCCACGGTGACCTGCTGATCGTGCCCACCGACAGCGGCCGGATCCTGGGGTTGGATCGCGACACGGGCGAGGAACGCTGGTCGAAGGAGCTGGCCGGACCGACGTGGCAGTCGCCGGTCATCGTGGACGACGTGTGGATCCAGGGCGATTGTGCCGGGATGCTGCGGGGGTTCGACGTCAGCGACACGATGGTCGACCCACCGTTGCTGTGGGAGGTCGAGCTGTCCGGCTGTATCGAATCGACGCCGGCGGTCTGGGACGGCCGCATCGTGGTGGGCACCCGGGCCGGCTTCATCTACGCACTGGGTTAG
- a CDS encoding DUF983 domain-containing protein has product MTTRPTPSRGTLLWRGFTRACAVCGERGLTRRGVTLLEDCPRCGFHFERKPGHFVGAVGMSTIATFGLLLITLVAGVAISWPDVSLVGLLLPMLPIAVLVPLLLHPTAKTLWVAVDLLMNPLEPGEAVGGTEERTAKKG; this is encoded by the coding sequence ATGACCACCAGGCCCACCCCCAGCCGTGGCACCCTGCTGTGGCGTGGCTTCACCCGGGCTTGCGCGGTGTGCGGCGAGCGCGGCCTTACCCGCCGAGGGGTGACGCTTCTCGAGGATTGCCCGCGGTGTGGCTTTCACTTCGAACGCAAGCCGGGACACTTCGTGGGTGCGGTCGGCATGAGCACCATCGCCACGTTCGGTCTGCTGCTCATCACCCTGGTGGCCGGCGTCGCCATCAGCTGGCCCGATGTGAGCCTCGTCGGACTCCTGTTGCCGATGCTGCCCATCGCCGTGCTGGTCCCGTTGCTCCTCCACCCCACGGCCAAGACGCTGTGGGTCGCCGTCGACCTTCTCATGAACCCGCTCGAGCCCGGCGAGGCTGTCGGAGGCACCGAGGAACGCACGGCGAAGAAGGGGTGA
- a CDS encoding DUF3291 domain-containing protein, translated as MTTWQLAQLNVGRLRAPVDHPDTAGFADNLDPVNAAAEAAPGFVWRLKDDSGNATGFVRDGDPLRILNLSVWDSIESLKAFTYGDGHVEFMRRRLEWFEPRDRAHLVLWWVPAGHEPSIDEAESRLARLEADGPSPSAFTFARPFPPDADPPR; from the coding sequence ATGACCACCTGGCAGCTGGCCCAGCTCAACGTGGGGCGACTTCGTGCACCGGTCGATCATCCCGACACGGCCGGATTCGCCGACAACCTCGATCCCGTGAACGCCGCCGCCGAGGCTGCACCGGGGTTCGTCTGGCGGTTGAAGGACGACAGCGGCAACGCCACCGGCTTCGTCCGCGACGGCGATCCGCTGCGCATTCTCAACCTGTCGGTGTGGGATTCGATCGAGAGTCTGAAGGCGTTCACCTACGGCGACGGTCATGTCGAGTTCATGCGCCGTCGTCTCGAGTGGTTCGAGCCACGCGACCGCGCCCATCTGGTGCTCTGGTGGGTGCCCGCCGGCCACGAGCCGTCGATCGACGAGGCCGAGTCCCGACTCGCTCGGCTCGAGGCCGACGGCCCGAGCCCGAGCGCCTTCACGTTCGCCCGTCCGTTCCCCCCTGACGCCGACCCACCCCGATGA
- a CDS encoding acetyl-CoA C-acetyltransferase gives MAESVILSGARTPIGRFNGGLAGLSGTELGGIAIAEALKRAGLSGDQVDYVYMGQVVQAGAGQVPARQAAVAGGIPMSVPSTGLNKACPSGLNAIQQAHRMIALGEAEIVVAGGMESMTQAPYLLPQARNGYGYGNATMPDSLTYDGLYCSFENELMGAGTERHAAEADIGRAAMDEVSAQSHDRAARAQKDGLFVDEIVPVAIPQRKGDPVIVADDEGIRVGTTAESLGGLRAAFADGGNVTAGNASQLSDGGAAVVVTTKSMAEKLGVAPLAEIIDYAEVAGPDTSLLTQPSRATARALERAGMALSDVDLFEFNEAFAAVSIASMAELGLPDDVVNVNGGAIALGHPIGMSGTRLAITLAYELARRGGGVGAAALCGGGGQGDAMLLRVR, from the coding sequence GTGGCCGAGTCCGTGATTCTCAGCGGTGCCCGCACCCCGATCGGCAGGTTCAACGGCGGACTCGCCGGCCTCAGCGGCACCGAGCTCGGCGGCATCGCCATCGCGGAGGCGCTGAAGCGCGCCGGACTCAGCGGCGACCAGGTCGACTACGTCTACATGGGGCAGGTCGTGCAGGCCGGCGCCGGGCAGGTCCCCGCCCGCCAGGCGGCCGTTGCCGGTGGCATCCCCATGAGCGTGCCGTCGACGGGACTCAACAAGGCCTGCCCGTCGGGTCTCAACGCAATCCAACAGGCACATCGCATGATCGCGCTCGGCGAGGCCGAGATCGTGGTGGCGGGTGGCATGGAGTCGATGACCCAGGCGCCCTACCTCCTGCCCCAGGCCCGCAACGGCTACGGCTACGGCAACGCGACGATGCCCGATTCGCTCACCTACGACGGCCTCTACTGCTCGTTCGAGAACGAACTCATGGGCGCCGGCACCGAACGGCACGCCGCCGAAGCCGACATCGGTCGCGCCGCCATGGACGAGGTGTCGGCCCAGTCCCACGACCGGGCGGCCCGAGCCCAGAAGGACGGCCTCTTCGTCGACGAGATCGTGCCGGTGGCGATCCCCCAACGAAAGGGCGATCCCGTGATCGTCGCGGACGACGAAGGCATCCGGGTCGGCACCACGGCCGAGTCGTTGGGCGGCCTTCGAGCCGCGTTCGCCGACGGCGGCAACGTCACTGCCGGCAATGCGTCGCAGCTGTCCGACGGTGGCGCCGCGGTGGTCGTCACCACCAAGTCGATGGCCGAGAAGCTCGGCGTCGCGCCGCTGGCCGAGATCATCGACTACGCCGAGGTCGCCGGCCCCGACACCTCGCTGCTCACCCAGCCCAGTCGGGCCACCGCCCGTGCATTGGAGCGGGCCGGGATGGCGCTGTCCGACGTCGACCTGTTCGAGTTCAACGAAGCGTTCGCCGCCGTCTCCATCGCCTCGATGGCCGAGCTCGGGCTGCCCGACGACGTCGTCAACGTCAACGGTGGTGCCATCGCCCTCGGACACCCGATCGGCATGAGTGGCACTCGGCTGGCGATCACCCTCGCCTACGAGCTGGCCCGCCGGGGTGGCGGTGTCGGTGCCGCCGCGCTCTGCGGTGGTGGCGGCCAGGGCGACGCCATGCTGCTCCGGGTTCGCTGA
- a CDS encoding DUF3152 domain-containing protein: protein MSVVVVAAIWLAGCGTSDVDVAPATTTTTTTSKPTPTTTTTPTTTPTTTTSTPTPTTTTTPTTSLPGGPPELRIDGSPMIRFSVEVGDGVDLTRDEVARFVADTLRDERSWVGRGVGFELLDDGGDFTMIVALPDDVDEMCAPLQTVGRYSCARNGWIAFNSLRWFGATDDWPTDLETYRHYLVNHEVGHYIVGPDHESCPGVGEVAPVMMQQTKGLDGCLPNGWVDP, encoded by the coding sequence ATGAGCGTGGTCGTCGTCGCGGCGATCTGGCTGGCCGGCTGCGGCACCTCCGACGTCGACGTGGCGCCCGCCACGACGACCACCACCACCACATCGAAGCCCACCCCGACAACGACGACGACCCCGACGACGACCCCGACGACCACCACATCGACGCCCACCCCGACGACGACAACCACGCCGACGACGAGCCTGCCCGGCGGGCCACCCGAGCTGCGGATCGACGGGTCACCGATGATCCGCTTCTCCGTCGAGGTGGGCGACGGTGTCGACCTCACCCGAGACGAGGTGGCCCGGTTCGTGGCCGACACCCTCCGGGACGAACGCAGTTGGGTCGGGCGCGGCGTCGGCTTCGAGCTCCTCGACGACGGCGGCGACTTCACGATGATCGTCGCCCTGCCCGATGACGTCGACGAGATGTGCGCCCCGCTCCAGACGGTCGGGCGCTACTCCTGTGCCCGCAACGGATGGATCGCCTTCAACTCGTTGCGCTGGTTCGGTGCCACCGACGACTGGCCCACCGACCTGGAGACCTACCGGCACTATCTCGTGAACCACGAGGTCGGTCACTACATCGTCGGCCCCGACCACGAGTCGTGTCCCGGTGTCGGCGAGGTCGCTCCGGTGATGATGCAACAGACCAAGGGCCTCGACGGGTGCCTGCCCAACGGGTGGGTCGATCCGTAG
- a CDS encoding DUF4157 domain-containing protein produces MRKLEGPELAAYDLIDFSLAERVRIIRVPALAPGSSGMTIGRFVFLTTDVDRSGGRTLLAHELVHVRQYAEVGVARFLLRYFRDYVVELRRLRNHRRAYLAIPAEVDARAEAAAWAARR; encoded by the coding sequence ATGAGAAAGCTCGAGGGGCCCGAGCTCGCGGCCTACGACCTCATCGACTTCTCGCTGGCCGAGCGGGTGCGCATCATCCGCGTGCCGGCCCTCGCGCCGGGAAGTTCGGGCATGACCATCGGTCGGTTCGTGTTCCTGACGACCGACGTCGATCGCTCCGGCGGCCGCACCCTGCTCGCCCACGAACTGGTCCACGTCCGCCAGTACGCAGAGGTCGGGGTGGCCCGCTTCCTGCTCCGCTACTTCCGCGATTACGTGGTCGAACTCCGCCGCCTTCGCAACCACCGCCGGGCCTATCTGGCCATTCCCGCCGAGGTCGATGCCCGGGCCGAGGCGGCGGCGTGGGCGGCTCGACGGTGA
- a CDS encoding 3-hydroxybutyryl-CoA dehydrogenase, which translates to MAVDTLGIVGAGAMGSGIIEVAAKAGVSIVARDISPEAVEAGKARVEGSMNKAVERGKLDEAARDAAIARIAWTTDIADLGGCQMVIEAAPEILELKLEIFRELDAALPAGAVITTNTSSIPIIDIAMATSRPESVCGMHFFNPATVMQLVEVIETQRTATEVREAATAFATDVLGKRVVLCKDRAGFIVNALLVPYLCQAIAMFEAGHASAEDIDEAMKLGAGHPMGPLTLADMVGLDIVLWTAESLYGEYQERFLAPPPLLRRMVSAGQLGRKSGQGFYDY; encoded by the coding sequence ATGGCGGTCGACACGCTCGGCATCGTCGGCGCCGGCGCGATGGGCAGTGGCATCATCGAAGTGGCGGCGAAGGCCGGCGTGTCGATCGTCGCTCGCGACATCAGCCCCGAGGCCGTCGAGGCGGGCAAGGCTCGGGTCGAGGGTTCGATGAACAAGGCCGTCGAGCGGGGCAAGCTCGACGAGGCCGCCCGCGACGCGGCGATCGCGCGCATCGCATGGACCACCGACATCGCCGATCTGGGCGGATGTCAGATGGTCATCGAGGCCGCGCCGGAGATCCTCGAACTCAAGCTCGAGATCTTCCGCGAACTCGACGCCGCTCTGCCGGCCGGTGCCGTGATCACCACCAACACGTCGTCGATCCCCATCATCGACATCGCGATGGCCACCAGTCGTCCCGAGTCGGTGTGTGGCATGCACTTCTTCAACCCCGCCACGGTGATGCAGCTGGTCGAGGTGATCGAAACGCAGCGCACGGCCACCGAGGTGCGCGAGGCCGCTACTGCGTTCGCGACCGACGTTCTCGGCAAGCGGGTCGTGTTGTGCAAGGACCGGGCCGGGTTCATCGTCAACGCGTTGCTGGTGCCCTACCTGTGCCAGGCGATCGCCATGTTCGAGGCCGGCCACGCCTCGGCCGAGGACATCGACGAGGCCATGAAGCTCGGCGCCGGTCACCCGATGGGCCCGCTCACCCTCGCCGACATGGTCGGGCTCGACATCGTGTTGTGGACGGCCGAGTCGTTGTACGGCGAGTACCAGGAGCGCTTCCTGGCGCCGCCGCCGCTGCTGCGCCGCATGGTGAGCGCCGGTCAGCTCGGTCGCAAGAGCGGCCAGGGCTTCTACGACTACTGA